The following coding sequences lie in one Arachis stenosperma cultivar V10309 chromosome 5, arast.V10309.gnm1.PFL2, whole genome shotgun sequence genomic window:
- the LOC130980393 gene encoding protein FAR1-RELATED SEQUENCE 5-like gives MSDGADHGVGSIEGERSEGMESEENDFQEDDTEHDRHAEADVDNGDAVELEDGLDGAGGMSENYAEDEFYAVDSGESIGWIDFLNLSAEDVLRFNFADVDLAFEFYQQYAKHHGFGARRSRSEKRGEVRIRQEFVCHRQGFRSPKFYSMPNRQKRPRAETRCGCPARMLLRMDDESGRWHVAFFSDAHNHHVLELRFSSMLPGHRRMSEADIQQMNDMRKGGIGVSRIHGFMASLAGGYHNVPYTTRDMHNVNAKQRREGGVDAESCLRYLRECKANDPALYYKKVVDGEGVLQHLFWCDGTSQIDYQVFGDVVAFDATYKKNVYLSPLVVFSGVNHHNQTVVFAAALVADEKEETYVWLLQQLQTSMKGKAPVSIITDGDRQMKSAIEQVFPEAHHRLCAWHLLRNATSNIGKPKFTRMFRDCMLGDYEVRTFQRKWFEMVEKFGVADKRWVQDMYERRHSWATVHIRGKFFAGFRTTSRCEGLHAVISRYVKSRYSYTEFLRHFHRCLMFVRAKEVEADFECAKGDPVMTTNLKQLERSAADNYTRAIFYLFVPILDRACAMRVVDSENNVSYFIHTVSRYGTPGKEWRVVATSDTREVRCTCMRMECFGVPCEHIIAVLVLNNVHGIPRSLILPRWTKDAKLVAVESMGVIWDSVQLTQHWCLMDWYRKVCKIACHSTEKFQFARDIAVLMLKHFENEDAGNSSFQHEGPPTEGGRPPARNPPRRNTKGNGGHGGKKTQRCRLCREVGHNRTTCPERRTMEPSSSVAEDMDSMDTDMVYDNLSGDLYATAEIPSFQCSDSDTQAGFANSDFAGAKTSGPVMSLAD, from the exons ATGTCCGACGGAGCAGACCACGGAGTTGGATCGATTGAGGGCGAACGCTCTGAAGGGATGGAGTCGGAGGAGAACGACTTTCAGGAAGACGATACAGAACACGACCGTCATGCAGAGGCCGATGTCGACAATGGGGATGCGGTCGAATTGGAAGACGGTTTGGATGGCGCCGGAGGAATGTCTGAGAATTATGCGGAAGACGAATTTTACGCCGTTGATTCCGGCGAGTCCATTGGTTGGATTGATTTTTTGAACTTGAGCGCGGAGGATGTTCTCCGGTTTAATTTCGCAGATGTTGACCTTGCATTTGAGTTCTATCAGCAATATGCAAAGCACCATGGATTCGGCGCGAGACGTTCCAGAAGCGAAAAACGCGGCGAAGTAAGGATACGGCAGGAGTTCGTGTGCCACCGACAAGGGTTCCGATCCCCGAAGTTCTACTCGATGCCTAACCGGCAAAAGAGGCCGAGGGCCGAGACACGGTGTGGATGCCCTGCGAGGATGTTACTCCGCATGGACGATGAATCAGGACGTTGGCACGTTGCGTTCTTTTCAGACGCGCATAACCACCACGTTCTTGAGTTGCGATTTTCTTCCATGCTCCCGGGCCATCGGAGGATGAGCGAAGCGGACATCCAGCAGATGAACGACATGCGCAAAGGGGGCATTGGCGTCTCCCGAATCCACGGTTTTATGGCGAGCCTGGCCGGCGGGTATCATAATGTCCCGTACACAACAAGGGACATGCACAATGTAAATGCGAAGCAACGAAGGGAGGGTGGCGTAGATGCGGAATCGTGCTTGAGGTATCTCCGAGAGTGCAAGGCAAATGATCCAGCACTGTACTACAAGAAAGTCGTTGACGGTGAGGGCGTGCTGCAACACTTGTTTTGGTGTGACGGCACCAGCCAAATTGATTACCAGGTGTTTGGAGACGTGGTTGCGTTTGATGCAACTTACAAGAAAAACGTTTACCTTTCACCTCTCGTAGTATTCTCCGGTGTGAATCACCACAACCAAACCGTTGTCTTTGCCGCTGCATTGGTGGCAGACGAGAAAGAAGAGACATATGTCTGGCTGCTTCAGCAGTTGCAAACTTCAATGAAAGGGAAGGCTCCCGTGTCCATAATAACCGACGGTGACAGGCAAATGAAGTCTGCGATCGAGCAAGTTTTTCCGGAGGCTCACCATCGACTCTGCGCTTGGCATCTACTCCGAAACGCCACGAGCAACATTGGAAAGCCCAAATTCACCAGGATGTTTAGGGATTGCATGCTCGGCGACTACGAGGTCCGAACATTTCAGAGAAAGTGGTTTGAGATGGTTGAGAAATTTGGAGTGGCCGATAAAAGATGGGTACAGGACATGTACGAGAGAAGGCACAGCTGGGCCACAGTACACATACGGGGAAAGTTCTTTGCCGGATTTCGAACAACATCAAGGTGCGAGGGCTTGCACGCTGTGATATCACGGTATGTTAAGTCTCGATACAGCTACACTGAGTTTTTACGTCATTTCCATCGATGCTTGATGTTCGTCCGCGCAAAGGAGGTGGAGGCTGATTTCGAGTGCGCAAAGGGTGACCCTGTTATGACCACCAACCTGAAACAGCTGGAGCGGAGTGCAGCCGACAACTACACTCGTGCGATATTCTATTTGTTTGTTCCCATTCTTGACAGGGCCTGTGCAATGAGGGTGGTTGACTCTGAAAACAACGTTTCCTATTTTATTCACACCGTCTCTCGATACGGCACTCCGGGGAAGGAGTGGCGTGTTGTTGCAACGTCTGATACGAGGGAGGTCCGATGCACGTGCATGAGAATGGAATGTTTCGGGGTCCCCTGCGAACATATAATTGCGGTGCTTGTTCTTAACAATGTTCATGGGATCCCGAGGTCTCTGATATTACCGAGATGGACCAAGGATGCAAAACTTGTGGCGGTGGAGTCGATGGGCGTGATTTGGGATTCTGTACAACTGACGCAACACTGGTGCCTGATGGATTGGTACCGGAAAGTGTGCAAGATTGCATGTCACAGCACCGAGAAGTTCCAGTTTGCAAGAGACATAGCTGTGCTGATGCTGAAGCACTTCGAGAACGAAGATGCAGGGAACAGCAGTTTTCAACACGAGGGGCCACCTACTGAGGGCGGGAGACCCCCGGCGCGAAATCCACCTAGGCGCAATACAAAGGGTAACGGTGGTCACGGTGGAAAGAAGACCCAGCGATGTCGTTTGTGCCGGGAGGTGGGACACAACAGGACGACGTGTCCGGAGCGTCGCACAATGGAACCATCCAGCTCAGTTGCAGAAGACATGGATTCGATGGACACTGACATG GTCTATGATAACCTATCCGGCGATCTGTATGCGACCGCGGAGATTCCTTCGTTCCAATGCTCCGATAGTGACACGCAGGCCGGTTTTGCTAACAGCGACTTCGCTGGGGCCAAGACGTCCGGGCCAGTCATGTCTCTCGCCGATTGA
- the LOC130980396 gene encoding uncharacterized protein LOC130980396, with the protein MGVCASSHSHSKFPTTPSKTKAPSSSSLTASKRREAGVFESFRRPSSIMVMDMEGKGIREYHRPIPASHVASETPGCFLCNAESLHVGTCMPRVPDDEELLPGRIYFLVPASKSREPLTLPLLCDLAVKASSALAAATTNSVQRR; encoded by the coding sequence ATGGGTGTTTGTGCGTCTTCTCATTCTCACTCCAAGTTTCCGACCACACCGTCAAAAACAAAGGCACCTTCGTCATCATCGCTAACCGCCAGCAAACGCCGCGAAGCAGGAGTTTTCGAATCTTTCCGGAGACCGTCGAGCATCATGGTGATGGACATGGAGGGTAAAGGGATCAGGGAGTACCACCGCCCAATCCCAGCCAGCCACGTGGCTTCAGAGACTCCCGGTTGCTTCCTCTGCAACGCAGAGTCATTGCATGTAGGCACGTGCATGCCACGCGTTCCCGACGACGAGGAACTTCTCCCTGGCCGAATCTACTTCCTCGTTCCCGCCTCCAAATCTCGTGAGCCGTTAACTCTGCCTCTCCTCTGTGATCTCGCCGTTAAAGCGAGTTCTGCACTCGCCGCCGCCACCACCAACTCTGTTCAACGGCGTTAA
- the LOC130980395 gene encoding uncharacterized protein LOC130980395, whose translation MQGSSSISSSSVDAPTPRCHCGVRSPIRTAWKCDYPGRRFYGCSGYGTSRKCSFFQWYDPEPPPRYSDVIRRLLETNEGIRSENTELKKTRQELLDELRSLQHSLSETRAYLEAAISSSTAMEDNMLASVATTKRLGVLITVLISAIILLVFLPVKIAS comes from the coding sequence ATGCAGGGATCCTCTTCCATAAGCTCGTCCTCCGTCGATGCACCGACGCCTCGATGTCATTGTGGCGTGAGGTCGCCAATCAGAACCGCTTGGAAATGTGACTATCCGGGCAGAAGATTTTATGGATGTTCTGGGTATGGAACCAGCAGGAAATGCTCATTCTTTCAGTGGTACGATCCAGAGCCCCCGCCCCGTTACTCCGACGTCATTCGCAGGTTGCTAGAAACGAACGAGGGCATTAGAAGCGAGAACACGGAGTTGAAGAAGACAAGACAGGAACTCCTAGACGAGCTGCGTTCTTTGCAACATAGTTTGTCTGAAACAAGGGCATATCTGGAGGCCGCGATTTCATCATCTACGGCCATGGAAGACAACATGCTTGCGAGTGTCGCGACGACGAAGAGGCTAGGTGTTCTGATCACCGTGCTGATATCCGCGATCATTTTGTTGGTTTTTTTACCGGTGAAGATCGCTTCATGA
- the LOC130980394 gene encoding B3 domain-containing protein REM14-like has protein sequence MTQLADFRFFRFIIPNMENQIRLPVPFSNVVRNNMRNPVEVITTNGQSWSILWVVEEEHPHQIVFTGGWRAFYEHYHLRIGDSMLLSYHQPKFFYVAIHDTTYFEINYGRNLRNGSLPAIPAHGNYTVRFFTIIPVNAPDTLKLPLWFSREYGRSLPRPLTLTTPTGHRHRVGWNMQPNGRIVLHGGWDGVRARYGLRDEWLVLFRYHAVQNTMYVMFFNGQTMEINYFAHAGPGTDSTCITDPSAPRSRHIADGFRSPNPFFVSPIVHRLANRFLPNVPPLPGVCEDSPITITNDKGAWTVRYTHYVGKTNGCFGIGWSALATACQLRHGHVCVFERLAPQEYRLHIY, from the exons ATGACGCAGCTCGCTGATTTTCGCTTCTTCAGATTCATAATCCCCAACATGGAGAATCAAATT AGATTGCCGGTGCCCTTCTCCAACGTTGTACGGAATAACATGAGGAACCCCGTCGAGGTAATCACCACAAACGGTCAGTCGTGGAGCATCTTGTGGGTTGTGGAGGAGGAGCATCCGCATCAAATCGTATTCACCGGCGGCTGGCGAGCCTTTTACGAACACTACCACCTGCGAATCGGTGACTCAATGCTGCTATCGTATCACCAACCCAAGTTTTTCTATGTGGCCATCCACGACACAACATACTTCGAGATCAACTACGGAAG AAACTTGAGAAACGGAAGTCTTCCGGCAATACCCGCACATGGCAACTATACAGTCCGGTTCTTCACGATAATCCCGGTGAACGCCCCTGATACACTG AAGCTCCCGCTATGGTTCTCCCGGGAATATGGCCGGTCCCTACCGCGACCACTGACCCTAACCACGCCTACAGGACATCGTCATCGCGTGGGCTGGAATATGCAACCTAACGGGAGGATCGTGCTTCATGGAGGATGGGACGGTGTCCGGGCACGCTATGGCCTAAGGGATGAGTGGCTTGTGCTGTTCCGTTATCACGCCGTTCAGAACACAATGTACGTCATGTTCTTCAACGGCCAAACAATGGAAATCAACTACTTCGCCCATGCCGGCCCCGGGACGGACTCCACTTGTATAACCGATCCGTCGGCCCCCAGGTCAAGGCACATAGCCGATGGGTTCAGATCGCCCAATCCGTTCTTTGTAAGTCCAATCGTGCACCGCCTGGCAAACCGTTTTCTC CCGAATGTCCCCCCTCTGCCGGGAGTATGCGAGGATAGCCCAATTACGATTACCAACGACAAGGGCGCGTGGACCGTTCGGTATACGCACTATGTCGGGAAGACGAACGGATGCTTTGGAATTGGCTGGTCTGCCTTAGCAACTGCATGCCAACTAAGACACggccatgtttgtgtcttcgaACGGCTTGCGCCGCAAGAATACCGGCTGCATATATATTGA